The Panthera leo isolate Ple1 chromosome A3, P.leo_Ple1_pat1.1, whole genome shotgun sequence genome contains the following window.
gggtggggtgaggcgtCGACAAgcccgcagcagcagcagctcagaGAAAAACAGCAGAGCCTCCCCGAGAGCCCCCAGAAAGTCACCAGCCCTGCCCACGGCTTCATTTTGgaccttctggcctccagaggaTGAAAAGTAAATTTCTACCGAGTCTACGACAACGTCAcggcagccacaggaaatgaaCACGTCTGCCTCTCCCCGATGCTTCCACTGGTGGAACCAGGGTCACAGACGCTCTAGTACGTACCGAGCACTAGCTGTGCCAGGCAGCGTGCCAGGCTAGGGACACAGCGAAGAATAATTCGGTAACGTGCAAACTCAGGAGCCCCAGCAACCTGTCAAAGCGCTGCAGTTACCACAGGACTGCcaagagagaatgggggaggggatgtcTGAGTGGGCCTTGAAGGCCGAGCAGAAGTTTGCCGGGCAAAGTCCTGCTCAAATAGATGCTGAGGACAAGCCGTGTACTTCCTGCTCTCTCGCCTCCCTCAACGCTCCGAGCGTGGGTGTAAGACCCGCACCTCTCAGCCCCTCACAGCCAGCCAGCAAGACCCCCACCTGTTCCCTGCCACAGCGCCAAGGTAATACGCGGACTGCCAATCCCGTCAGTACAAATCAGGCGAGGGCCTAAACGGAAGGCCCGTTTTCCACGGTCAGCGAGTTTCCCTCTTTGCGACCTGATGCCTGGGGACATCGGGCGCTCCGGCACGCGGTTTTGCCCAAAGACTTCCGGGAGCTTTAACGGGGCGTGAGCGCAAAGTGCAGATAGCTAGATGGGTGCTGAGCCAAAAGAGGCTTTGGAAACAGTGTCTGCGCTCATCACATTCGAGCTCCAAAAAGGCAAGGTGCCAGGAAACCCCCCTGGATTGCCCGAGGGTGCCTCTGAGCCAATCGTTTGACCCTGTGTTTAGCCAGGCGCTCCCAGGGCGACAATCACTGGCGACAGGTGACCCTAGAGCTACTGTGCGGGTCTGTCTCCCCGCAAGCCTCTTAACAGCAACCACGCTTGTCTTcactatgcctcagtttccctatctgtaaaacgAACACACTACCTGCCTGCCACAAAGAGTTAAGATCCGCAAAGCCCGGCGAGCAGGGCCAGGCAATGCAGAAAGTGCTCGGTGTTTACTAAACAAACGCAAACGTCGCACTTCTGCGCACTTCTGCCCCTTCTCAGGTGCTCTCTTTCCCGTTGGCAGCTCGCTGACGTCCACTCGCCAAAACCGgccgcagcaaaggcagtctgcAGACAGGCAAGAGGCAGAGGACAAGGTCCACAAGGTCCTGGCGAGCCCCTAAGCAAGAGGGGCGGCGGTCGTGAAGGCCAACCCCGCCGGCGAGAAGCAGCTAGTGGGGAACCGAGGCGCACCGCTGACCCGAGACTCCCCAGGGCGAAAAAGAAACCAGGGCAGCTGCCACAGACGCCGAGAAAATGCAAACGGGAATGGCTAGCACCGATTTTCTTCTGAACTTGCCTTCTACGGAGAAACAGAAATCTTAAAATCCCAGACCCAAAGCGCAAGGCTTCTGGTAAAGGTGCCCCCACACCCACGTGAGCGTGATCTCGGTAAAACCACAAGGCCAAACTTACAGGACGCGGGGAAAGGCTGTAAAGCGAATCGGTAAAGTTTCTGTTAGGTGAGGAGGCTGGCCGGGGTGTCAGGCTGAAAAACAATGTGACACGCGAGTAAGGGCCGCGGCGCGCGGCGGACGGGTCGGCCCCGGGGCTGCCGCGCTCCGGGCCGGGCTCCGGGGCCGCGCGGGCTCGGCGCCCCGCGCTCCACGCGCCCCCCGCGGGCCTCGCAGGGCCGGGTCCCCGCGCGCCCggggccccgccgccgcccgcgccgccccgGCCGCCGCCGGCCCGGCCCAGCCGGGCGGGCCCGGGTCCCCGTCCCCACGCCGAgcggggcgcgggcggcgcggggggcggcggggtCGCGGCCGTCGGCTGCGCCCCGGCTTTGTTCGCGCCCCGCGCCCGCCGGCAGCCCGCGCCTCGGCCCCGCGCACCCCGGCCCCGCGCGCCCGCCCCGGCCCACCTTCTGGATGGTTTGCTGCGTGACCTCCCCTTTGCCGCGCGGCCGGGCGGACGCGAAGGCCACCGACATGGTCGCGCGCGGGATCTGCCCGAGCTCCTCGGGGCTTCTGCTCCGGCGGCGCTCGGCGGCCCCGGGCGCTCATTCTCCGCAgtcgctggggggggggggggggggcgggggccgcggggggcGCCGCGCCGTGGACTCGCCCGCCCCGCCGGCCCCTGCGTCGCCCCCGggcccgccgcgccgccgcccccGCGCGCCGTCCGCCCCCCCAGGCCGAGCCCCCGGCGGCGCCCCGCGTCGGCCGCTCTGCGCCCCGCGCCCGGCCCTCCACCACCGGGCCGCCCCCCGCTCTCCGTCGCCGGTGGttcggcccggccccgccccgacGCGCGCGCACGTCAGCCCGACGCCGCCTGACGCCGCCCGACGCCGCCGTAAGGCGCCGGACGCCAGCAGCGCAGTgcgcggcggcgggggcgggcaggCGCGCGACGCGGGAGCGGAGGCGTCGTGAATCGCTGGCCGCGCGGCCGTGAGTGTGCGCTTTTCCCCGGCTCCGCCGCCGCGCCGCCGGCATGAGCTACGACCGCGCCATCACCGTCTTCTCGCCCGACGGCCACCTTTTCCAAGTGGAGTACGCGCAGGAGGCCGTGAAGAAGGGCTCGACCGCGGTGAGCGGCGGCCGGCGGGGCCTGGCGTGCGGGGCGGGTGGCGAGAGCGGGGCGGCGGACGCTGGTGCGCGCCGGGCTCCCGGGGTCGGCCCGGGTTCGCCCGTGCTCACGGCCTCCGCCGTAGGGATGCGCTTTGTTCGGGAGCCCCGGGATCGTTGGTGTCGCTGAAGGAAGCGGGGCGGGGGCCCGTTTGGGACCTGCGGATGCTGGGACGGCCGCGCAGGCGGGCGCAGGAGAGTCTGGGGCCACTGCCCTCCTGCCGGTGGGTTCTCACCGAAGGGTGGCAGTGCTACCTGTGTGCCAGTGACTGCGCACGGGCGCTCGCGAGGCCGGCGCGCTCGGTGTGAGCGCTGAGCCTTGGAGTACCGGTTTCTGTTTCCCTCGGGCGTCTCCAGGGTGTATGAGCGGCCGTGGGACGGCCATTTTGGCGGGTCACCCTTGCAGGGCCCTGCTTGGGCCCTGGGCCGTGGGCGCGGGCACCTAGCAGCAGGGCTGGGTCGTTGTTGGCTCGGTGACTCCCTCACGTCCGTGAGCAACTTAGGTGAGCCGCACCCCTGCGGTCCCGGCCAGGGGACTTCCCCACTGGGGACGGCAGTGGTCCTGGAAGCCCAGGTGCCCTTCAGGAACAAAGAGAAGCAGGCTCTCCGGGGCGGCGGTGCCACCGGGAGCCCTCCACCGGGTCGGGCAGCGTGGCGATCATTCTCCTGCTGCCATCTGAGCACAGATCTGAAGTTCGGGCCACCATTTGAATTTTGGATGGGGGATGCGTTTGAGACGCCTGTGGGTCTTTCCTGGTGTTACTGGTTTTCCTCTTACCTGCTGCCTGTCTCGGAGGTTCGCGCGCACAGAGAAAAAGGACACAGCTCTGGGCGATGAAGTGCTTTCGTTTCCTGAATCTCTTCTGAAATTGAGGTCCAAAATCCATTTTCCGGCCCAACTCGGGTTAAAGAGCACTGGGAGAGGAGCTGCTTGGACACTCCCCCGCCCCCGTACTCCCTCGGGCCAGCCAGGGTGACTTTGCTTAATCCTCCCAGCATCTCTGAGCCTGGCTCCCTTTTCCCAGGGGAACCTGGAGGGCCCCCTAAGAGCATGAAGAGCCTTGAAGTCAGAAACACAGATCGGTGTTTTTCCACcatggcctggggctgggggtgggggtggggggcgcgggctGGAATTTTGCGCCCCAAGGGGTGTTTGCCAACGGGTGCAGACCTGTTTCTTTGCCTGTGAAGTGCTGCCCGCTGACATCTAGGGGTagaggtgggcagggcagccCCAGGGCCGGCAGTGCCTCGGCTGAGAGATCTCTGGGCTGAGACGTGTTGCTCCTTGGAGTGTTGCCCCATTTCTATCCGCTCCTGCCCTGACGGGGTCGAGGGATCACTTGGCCAGTGGGAGATTTTTCCATGTTTCCGATACGCCCTCCTCCCCTCTACGGTATCTGCTATATGCAGAGAGCAAGCTAGTTACCGGGAATAGTTGTTAAGAGTTGTCCTTCCACTTGAGGGCAAACCAGGCCTTCCCCAGAGCTGTGCACAGgtgtgccgggggggggggggggtgttgataTTGttgtttcaatgtttttttactttgagagagagggagtgtgtgcacacgtgagcagggcaagggcagaatctcaagcaggctctgcactgccagcgcagagcccgactcgggggctcgatctcacaagccactgggagatcatgacctgagtggaaaccaagaactggatgcttgactgaccgagccacccaggtgcccccagcatgGGTTTGAATATGCTTCACAACTACAGAAACAGTGCTCTCGGGGCACTTGTCTCAAATGTCAGGATCTCAGGCTTCAAAGCCTTGCATGTGTCTGATTCTCCCGGTTGAAGGTGTATACACAACAGTTATTGTGTTGTAATTGAGACTTCGTATCAGTACGTTCAGTGCACAGGAGTGGGCGCCCAGGTCGTGACACTTGGGCCAGCTCTGCCAGAAATGGGTCAGTATCTGTGATCTGCGAAGCGtggggcccccacccccagggtgtTCGCAGGTCCCGGTTACCATCTGCTAAGCGCCCTGAGCCTGATGGCAAAACCTCTCGTTGCTTTCTTAAGCACCGTGTTGATTTTTATCGAAGGTCGGTGTGCGAGGGAAGGACATCGTTGTTCTGGGCGTGGAGAAGAAATCAGTGGCCAAACTGCAGGATGAGAGAACCGTCCGCAAGATCTGCGCGTTGGATGACAACGTCTGCATGGCGTTCGCAGGTGAGTGGGGCCGGTGCCCTGGTCCTCAGAGGCCCTTATTAGCACTTTGGAGGCCGTCTCAGTGGGTTGGCTCTTGGAAGATCTAGAAAGTGGGGAAACTAAAGTCATTGAAAAGGAGTCGATTGGGACCTTTGCCAGCCTCACCAAAGCTTTCGGGGGTGGGAGGCTTTGCTGTTGCTGGCGCGTGACTGGATCACAGTTACAGTCTGGAGACGGGCCTGGCGAGCCTGGTTTTCCCCGACCACAGTTCCCTGCTGTGGGGCATGCTGTGTGCCCCGGGCACTCTCGTGGCTTCCCGAGCTCCTGCGTGCAGGTCCACTCTAGCAAGATCCCAATTTACGTAAACTAACCTAGGGACTGACGTGTCTTGTCCGAGGCCTCTGTGCACAGCCAGGGGATGATCACCCCGGCGTCCATCACCCAGATGACCTGAGAGCTGGGTTTCAGAGGACTGGCTGGAGTATGTAACTGCCGTGTGGTCGTGTGACCCGTGCCATCCCCGATGGGAGCCGATGAGGCGTGGCTCCGGTGGCAGTCTTTCTGCTGTTGCAGGGCTCACTGCGGACGCGAGGATAGTCATCAACAGGGCTCGGGTGGAGTGCCAGAGCCACCGGCTGACCGTGGAGGACCCAGTCACCGTGGAGTACATCACCCGCTACATCGCCAGCCTGAAGCAGGTGGGCATCCCGCCACAGTAGTTCATGGTACCTGTGTGTACCTGCTTGCAGAGGTCCCTTCAGGGGAATCAGAAAACTGCTCTAATTCCACGCACAGTCCCGATCTTTGTGCAAATGTAACTTACCGTAGGTTATCCACTTTGGTGGCATCGTTTGCGTTTAGTGGCGTGGGACGGTCCAAGTTCACGTTTCTGAAGGGACATGATAGTCTCTGTCTTGATGTCCTGAATGGTTGGGTTCCAAGCATTTGGGAGGAGCTGAGAGCGACCTCCACCCTCTGGTGACGTGCCGGTCATTTTAAAGTCAAGTGTGTAGCCAAAGCGCGTGTGTTGTCAGAGTGGTTCCAGCGGCCTCGGTTGTGCTCTACGATGCGTTCGGTCGTGGGCAGGTCTTGCACACCTTTCTGAGCCAAACTGCACAAGAGAAGGAGGACCGCTGAGCAGTCCGGGCTCACGTCCCTCATCGTTGGAACTGCAGATAACTTGAATGTCTCCATCCCTTCAGCGAAGGCTCAGCTGTTGAGAACgctgtgtgcgtgtgcgtgtgtgtgtgtgagagagagagagagagagagagagagagagaggacttagGGTGGGTTCCCCGGGGCCTTTCGTGCTGAGGCATTAACATGTTCCTTCTCCCGCCAGCGCTACACGCAGAGCAATGGGCGCAGGCCGTTCGGCATCTCCGCCCTCATTGTGGGTTTCGACTTTGACGGCACCCCCAGACTCTATCAGACGGACCCCTCGGGGACGTACCATGCCTGGAAGGTGAGGCCCTGACAAAACAGAGGGTCTTCAGGCGGTCTTGCCAGTAAAAACTTGCAGAGGCCACTGGAAGGTACCGGGTCTCCTGCTGGTGTAAGGAGGCCGTGTCCTGCTGGTGCGCGTGCACGCGTACTCACTACCCGTTTGTTCTGTGACGCTCCTGCCGATAGAGCGAAGAAGTCCTTAGACGTTGCTGTTCGAGACCATGTCCAAGGATAGGGAGTGATGGGGGTATGTGGCACGCAGTACAGTCACCCACGTGTCTTTCAGTAACAAAGAAGAATCCCACTCGTGGCTAAGGATCAGCACCAGTTCCAAGTAGCTCTTGGGGAAAGGAGTCCATAGGGCAGGACCAAGGGGCCAGGCTGCCTCTGACACGGCTGGCCCAGGCAGCTGCTGTCTTGTCCTCGGGCTGGTTCTGGGTTGTCGTGCCCTGCACCGTAGAACACGTTCCTCTTTCAGGCTAATGCTATAGGCCGGGGCGCCAAGTCCGTGCGTGAGTTTCTGGAGAAGAATTACACTGACGAAG
Protein-coding sequences here:
- the PSMA7 gene encoding proteasome subunit alpha type-7, with protein sequence MSYDRAITVFSPDGHLFQVEYAQEAVKKGSTAVGVRGKDIVVLGVEKKSVAKLQDERTVRKICALDDNVCMAFAGLTADARIVINRARVECQSHRLTVEDPVTVEYITRYIASLKQRYTQSNGRRPFGISALIVGFDFDGTPRLYQTDPSGTYHAWKANAIGRGAKSVREFLEKNYTDEAIETDDLTIKLVIKALLEVVQSGGKNIELAVMRRDQPLKILNPEEIEKYVAEIEKEKEENEKKKQKKAS